Proteins encoded within one genomic window of Arachis ipaensis cultivar K30076 chromosome B08, Araip1.1, whole genome shotgun sequence:
- the LOC107613000 gene encoding uncharacterized protein LOC107613000: MESSSGSNHRDLAEESERSMAAVHDQPEPCTTGGGDDDDPLERSSEVLAKGLSSMLSSVIKDFDFRARETLGSQDQLSSAIDRLTRELDQLLEDAPLPFIMQHAAKISSIRKRVSSLNLLLKSIQGRIDNIDRIMSIGTTHEKTTPEGSE, translated from the exons ATGGAATCTAGCTCCGGCAGCAATCACCGCGATTTGGCTGAGGAAAGCGAGAGAAGCATGGCCGCGGTTCATGATCAACCAGAGCCCTGCACCACCGGCGGCGGTGACGACGACGATCCACTCGAGAGAAGCTCCGAGGTTTTGGCGAAGGGATTGTCATCGATGCTCTCGTCCGTCATCAAGGACTTCGATTTCAGAGCACGAGAAACTCTTGGCAGCCAGGACCAGCTCTCCTCCGCCATCGATCGTCTCACTCGAG AACTTGATCAATTACTTGAAGATGCACCTTTACCGTTCATAATGCAACATGCTGCTAAGATTTCTAGTATTAGGAAGAGAGTTTCATCACTGAATTTACTTCTAAAATCCATACAAGGGCGGATTGATAACATAGACCGCATAATGTCAATTGGCACCACTCATG AGAAGACAACCCCTGAAGGTTCTGAGTGA
- the LOC107612999 gene encoding uncharacterized serine-rich protein C215.13 — protein sequence MVCLLDSATNHGTLTIQSSHQQLHHSPPISIFSHSLTYTTANTVLHFTHSHCACTATPTCINHTVATPTVHDPRHTMASACVNNMGLVPPPENFSYGSWLSPRLSFSKEEPSGSKSSDPIHDPDPEPDFEFRGLDGPPAAMLSADQLFSDGKLVPLNLPSLNSTTTTNHKNNPSSSPETTNIRRRLDSSSYSAAGDSLTGADPYLFSPKAPRCSSRWRELLGLKKLYQSTTVSSKATTSSSSSSKSLKLFLHRGAASKTTSFSSENAPLLTKDHSDCESLSISSSRLSLSSSSSGHEHEELPRLSLDSEKPNPNTNPNPISLHRNPNHPRIRLVKPRANSFDAKPGSSDPHTTNRVGRSPIRRSESGPGACSRGVSVDSPRMNSSGKIVFQSLERSSSSPSSFNNGGPRFKQRGMERSYSSNVRVTPVLNVPVCSLRGSSKSGSVFGFGQLFGSPQKKEGGSVGNNNVGGGSKGRNRCDRN from the coding sequence ATGGTGTGCCTCCTTGACTCAGCCACCAACCATGGCACCCTAACCATTCAATCCTCTCACCAACAACTTCATCATTCTCCACccatttccattttctctcactCTCTAACATACACCACTGCAAACACAGTATTACACTTCACTCACAGTCACTGTGCGTGTACCGCTACTCCCACTTGCATAAATCACACAGTAGCAACCCCAACAGTACATGATCCACGCCACACCATGGCTTCCGCCTGCGTCAACAACATGGGACTCGTCCCGCCGCCCGAGAACTTCTCCTACGGCAGCTGGCTCAGTCCCCGTCTCTCATTCAGCAAAGAGGAACCTTCTGGATCCAAGTCATCAGACCCGATCCACGACCCGGATCCAGAACCCGACTTCGAGTTCCGCGGTCTCGACGGACCCCCCGCTGCGATGCTCTCCGCCGACCAGCTCTTCTCCGACGGGAAGCTCGTACCCCTCAACCTACCATCCCTAAACAGCACCACCACTACCAACCACAAAAACAACCCCTCCTCATCGCCGGAAACAACCAACATTCGCCGGAGACTCGATTCCTCCTCCTACTCCGCGGCCGGCGACTCACTCACCGGCGCGGATCCTTACCTCTTCTCTCCTAAAGCCCCGAGATGCTCTAGCCGCTGGAGGGAGCTCCTCGGCCTCAAGAAGCTCTACCAAAGCACAACCGTTTCATCTAAAGCGACGACGTCGTCGTCTTCGTCATCTAAATCATTGAAACTCTTCCTCCACCGTGGCGCCGCCtcgaaaacgacgtcgttttcctCCGAAAACGCGCCGTTGCTGACGAAGGACCATTCAGATTGTGAATCCCTCTCAATCTCTTCCTCACGCCTCTCTCTATCATCCTCTTCCTCGGGCCACGAGCACGAAGAGCTTCCACGACTCTCATTAGACTCCGAAAAACCAAACCCTAACACAAACCCGAACCCGATCTCGCTCCATCGGAACCCGAACCACCCACGGATCCGGCTCGTAAAGCCCCGGGCGAACTCATTCGACGCGAAACCGGGATCTTCGGACCCGCACACGACGAACCGGGTTGGCCGGAGCCCGATCCGAAGATCAGAATCGGGTCCCGGAGCTTGCAGTAGGGGCGTGTCGGTGGACAGCCCGCGGATGAACTCTTCTGGCAAGATCGTGTTCCAGAGCTTGGAACGGAGCTCAAGCAGCCCAAGCAGCTTCAACAATGGCGGCCCAAGGTTCAAGCAGAGGGGAATGGAGCGGTCCTACTCCTCCAACGTTAGGGTCACTCCAGTTCTCAACGTTCCGGTCTGTTCTCTCCGTGGCAGTTCGAAATCCGGTTCGGTTTTCGGGTTCGGGCAGCTTTTCGGTTCACCACAGAAGAAAGAAGGTGGTTCAGTTGGCAATAATAATGTTGGAGGAGGGAGTAAGGGTAGGAACCGTTGCGATCGAAATTGA